The Artemia franciscana chromosome 18, ASM3288406v1, whole genome shotgun sequence genome includes a window with the following:
- the LOC136038613 gene encoding 2-oxoadipate dehydrogenase complex component E1-like: protein MQKSLALCQRTKNLICSTSFYHSKTPIYGARVMEVQNQAIITESDHRVFRLVDAFVQKGHIYARIDPLQEISSSVPVPLQLHPEKFHINSSDTLFIDGTEMTAFQFAEKLSSVFCGNIGFEFGYVEDDEKRFLLSLLKNKYMLNTDEQRGALEEMLKSQVFDQFLSNKFPTVKRYGGEGAESMMPFFMEIFKQCSIKGVTDVVCGMPHRGRLNFLTGILNFPPELVFRKIKGHSEFPENFKTIGDVLSHLSISTDIQISHNNVHFTLIPNPSHLEAINPVVVGKTRSKQQSKKSGSYSNTGESEVLCLQVHGDAALAGQGIIQETLALSRVPHYTVGGSIHLVINNQIGYTTPGDRTRSSRYATDIAKMIEAPVLHVNGDDPEAVIKSAIIAADYHHEYKKDIFIDLICYRRWGHNELDDPTFTNPEMYKLINNRETIPDKYAKQLIDQGIISKEEVNKIVSDYNKQLNKSYKNMENFSPPIPCFSKQWQGIYQSNRNLTQWDTGIEVPLLKYIGSKSCQYPNDFHIHPHLLKTHIKNRLSKVEEGLSVDWATAEALAVGSLLCQGFDVRISGQDVGRGTFSHRHAMLVDQTSGQIYIPLNELFPNQKGHLEIANSILSEEAVLGFEYGMSIERPDILVIWEAQFGDFFNGAQIIIDTFLSSGEAKWLLQSGITILLPHGYDGAGPEHSSCRIERFLQLTDSSETQVDGDDVNLQIANPTTSAQYFHLLRRQMLRSFRKPLIIASPKTLLRLPSASSTLQEMSSSSSFKPVIGDETVSPQKVTKVIFVCGKHYYALADQREKRGIDDIAIIRVEELCPFPTVHLQGELKKYPKAQYFIWNQEEPRNMGAWSFVSPRFENLVGKKLDFVGRKELPAPAVGIGLLHKKEVENLLCQSFE from the coding sequence ATGCAGAAATCTTTGGCTTTATGTCAACGAACCAAAAATCTAATATGTTCAACATCCTTTTACCATTCAAAAACCCCTATTTACGGTGCGCGAGTAATGGAAGTACAAAACCAGGCTATTATAACTGAATCTGATCATAGAGTTTTTCGTCTGGTTGATGCTTTTGTACAGAAAGGGCACATTTACGCTAGGATTGATCCTCTCCAAGAAATCTCCTCTTCGGTTCCTGTGCCTTTACAACTACATCCTGAAAAGTTTCATATCAACAGCTCTGACACTCTTTTCATAGACGGGACTGAAATGACAGCCTTTCAATTTGCTGAAAAGCTTTCAAGTGTTTTTTGTGGTAATAttggttttgagtttggctATGTGGAAGATGATGAGAAAAGATTCTTGCtttctttattgaaaaataaatacatgttAAACACTGACGAACAAAGAGGTGCTTTGGAAGAAATGTTAAAAAGCCAAGTTTTTGACcaatttttaagtaataagtTTCCCACGGTGAAAAGGTATGGTGGTGAAGGCGCAGAAAGtatgatgcccttttttatggaaatatttAAACAGTGTAGCATAAAAGGTGTCACAGACGTGGTTTGTGGTATGCCTCACCGTGGACGTTTAAATTTCTTAACTGGAATCCTGAATTTTCCACCTGAGCttgtatttagaaaaattaaagggCATTCtgaattccctgaaaatttcaaaactattGGAGATGTTCTATCTCATCTTTCTATCTCCACTGACATACAAATAAGTCACAATAATGTGCATTTTACGTTAATACCTAATCCTTCTCATTTAGAAGCTATCAATCCTGTCGTTGTAGGGAAGACTCGTTCTAAACAACAATCGAAAAAAAGCGGCTCCTATTCAAATACAGGGGAGTCAGAAGTATTATGCTTACAAGTACATGGAGACGCAGCTCTTGCTGGTCAAGGCATCATTCAAGAAACCTTAGCTTTGTCTCGAGTACCTCATTACACAGTTGGAGGAAGTATACATTTAGTTATTAACAACCAAATCGGTTATACCACTCCAGGAGATAGAACACGTTCATCTCGTTACGCAACTGACATAGCAAAGATGATAGAAGCACCTGTGCTGCATGTTAATGGAGATGATCCAGAAGCTGTCATAAAATCTGCAATTATTGCTGCTGACTACCACcatgaatataaaaaagatatatttattgatttaatctGTTACAGAAGATGGGGACATAACGAACTTGACGATCCAACTTTTACAAATCCTGAAATGTACAAACTCATCAACAACCGTGAAACAATTCCTGATAAATATGCAAAACAGCTAATTGATCAAGGAATTATATCTAAGGaagaagtaaataaaatagtGAGTGACTacaataaacaattaaacaaaagttacaaaaatatggaaaatttttcccctCCAATACCTTGCTTTTCAAAGCAGTGGCAGGGAATTTATCAGTCGAATCGTAATTTAACCCAGTGGGATACTGGAATTGAAGTACCACTCCTAAAATATATTGGTTCCAAAAGCTGTCAGTATCCAAACGATTTTCATATTCATCCACATTTGCTAAAAACGCACATAAAAAATAGGCTTTCGAAAGTCGAGGAAGGCCTTTCTGTTGACTGGGCCACAGCAGAGGCATTAGCTGTCGGTTCTTTGCTTTGTCAAGGTTTTGACGTCCGAATTAGTGGCCAAGACGTTGGAAGAGGTACTTTTTCACACAGACATGCAATGCTTGTTGATCAAACGTCAGGCCAGATATACATACCTCTAAATGAACTGTTCCCTAATCAGAAAGGTCACCTTGAAATTGCTAACAGTATTTTATCGGAAGAGGCAGTGCTGGGCTTTGAGTATGGGATGAGTATTGAACGTCCTGATATTTTAGTGATATGGGAAGCTCAGTTTGGTGACTTTTTTAATGGCGCACAGATTATAATTGACACATTTTTATCATCTGGTGAAGCGAAATGGCTATTGCAGAGTGGTATTACCATCCTTTTGCCACATGGATATGACGGTGCGGGACCAGAACACTCGTCTTGTCGTATTGAACGTTTCCTACAGCTTACTGACTCAAGTGAAACTCAGGTAGATGGGGATGATGTAAACCTTCAAATTGCCAATCCCACGACGTCTGCTCAGTACTTTCACTTACTAAGGCGACAGATGCTTAGAAGCTTCAGAAAACCCTTGATCATTGCTTCCCCTAAAACACTACTTCGTCTACCTTCTGCATCATCTACTCTTCAAGAAATGTCTTCCAGTTCGAGTTTCAAGCCAGTCATAGGGGACGAGACTGTAAGCCCACAAAAAGTCactaaagtaatttttgtttgtggaaaacacTATTATGCTCTTGCAGATCAGCGGGAAAAACGCGGAATTGATGATATCGCTATAATTAGAGTTGAAGAATTATGCCCATTCCCAACAGTTCACCTGCAAGGTGAATTAAAAAAGTATCCTAAAGCTCAATATTTCATCTGGAATCAGGAAGAACCTAGAAATATGGGTGCCTGGAGCTTTGTATCACCTCGATTTGAGAATCTCGTCGGCAAGAAGTTAGACTTTGTTGGCCGGAAAGAGCTGCCTGCACCTGCTGTAGGCATTGGCTTACTCCATAAAAAAGAAGTGGAAAATCTGCTGTGCCAATCTTTCGAGTAA